In the Plasmodium gaboni strain SY75 chromosome 13, whole genome shotgun sequence genome, tttaattataattaaaacaaaatatgaGTAACATTAACAGTGAAACATGGAACAACaatgataaattaaaaCGAAAATTAAGTGACATATATGATACTGAgaatgataaaaatgatgaattaaaaaatacatctaaagttttaaaaaataatccAATACAAGCATGTAATACTGGCAAAGGAAATAATGATACTTGTAATACTTTATATGAAGAacatatgaataataatgaagCGAAAAACCATGTAGTACAAAATTTTGATGGAATTGAAAAGTCTGAAAACAAAGAACCGTGCATGAATGAATCAAAtcaaaaaaagaaaaggaaaaagcataataaaaaaaaaaataataatatggaaaTGGGAAAGCCATTAAAACAAATGGTTagaataaattatttattacaaGCATCCTTTTTAATGAATAACATGAATCCCAATATATCTAGggaatatattaaaacaaTGAGAAGACTATCTAACAAgtttttaataaaatatgatagaaaatttaaaaagCTATTTTGTAAAAAGTGTAATTCAGTTCTTATTCCAAGTGAAACATGTGATGTTTTTGTAAATCCATTaaatttacaaaaaaaacataagcaaataaataataattatgatattaAGGAACTCATAGAAGAATCAACAAATACTAATAATATGAAACCAAGAGATGAATATTTAGtttcatataaatgtaaaCATTGTCAACATTATACCAAGCTTGTATATGAATAGAATTTAAATACTTGTcaaaataaacaaaattaatTCCAAAAATGgatgtataaataaataaatgagtaatatatatgtctttataataaaatatatataatacagTTCCTTAGAaaattaaacaaaataaaaattatatgtgAAAATGCAgaatgaatattattatacatatattattccCTCTTTATTCTTTGCACACACCATATTTATAGAAATTATGAAATCTTTAACAATttaaaataagaaatttaaaaaaaaaaaaaaaatgataacatcaaaattaataaatatgtatttatttttgtaaaatgaaaagtaaaaataaaagtgtatatttatacataaaaagtaaaatataaaaatacaaagACTGTATCTTTTGATCACAATATGCCtatttaaaataaagaaataaaattttacttttttttttctttttttttttaaacgataaattcttttatactcaatacttttattttaaacaaagaatataaaaaaatgctcattaatttatagaaaatatgagtatatatttttttttttttattacaaagtcatgtaaaaatacattttaatattatgaagCTAGTACTCCATTAAGTAGTAcacagaaaaaaaaaaaataataataaaataaaataccatgtgtacatatattataatacacatttaaataattttttaacatatgagctatattttttttttatgtagGAATCACgcaaaattatttttttcatattatgCTACATAAGTTTTccatttaatattttcattttatatttaatttttattttttatatacacattttaataaaaaaactacgaaatttactttttatatacgaaatttacattttatataaaaatgtagagtgatttaaaattacataaaatgcttaaaataaaataaaataaaaataagacttttttcctatatatatatatatatatatatataattatttttttttttttaaataaacaaaataataatgaattatatataaatttttccacaaaaaaatgatgactttgtcatataaaaaaaaatgttataatatacaaagctagccatataattttttttttttttttttttttttttttttacaacAGTGCAAAAAAGCCTTAATGTTCCTATATAGTGcaattatattttatttctatttatataagtatatttttattttttccaCATATTTTAAACATTTCCATTACTATATctcattttaatattttttttttttttttttttttatcaattCATCCATAAGActtttttcaaatatacataaaacattatagcttatatatatagatatatatttcctttaATAGCTAcaattaaaataaaaaaaaaaaaaaaaaaaaaaatatatataattcatgaaatttaaaataacttttttttttttttttttttttttcttattttttccttctttttttttaaattttacacaaaatattatattccATAATGAGCATGCTTTAATTATTTtccttatttttattttccacacattttttatacataaaaatttgatgttttttttttttttttctttatatatatatatatttatacatacatattatattacacacacatttataaaaattattctttcattattatattcatattcATGTTTATTTTCGTAGcttatataaaataattatttaaaaaatatatatataataaataaaaaaaattatatagatgttctaatgaaataaaaaaaaaaaaaaaaaaaaaaaaaaatttgaaaGTAATGGGTGttaaagataatataaatgcGGATCTATTAGACGATTCGAAAAAAGAAAGACAAGGACTTGAATTAACAGAAGAAAGAGTTCttgatgaaaatataaataaaattgatatacaagaaaaaaaagaaaatgaagaaataaataaaggagatataaataatgacaatgaagaaattaagaattcatatattaagGAAAATTTAGATCcattaaatgataataaagGTAATTCCAATGCTAATTTGAACGGATTAATAACTAAAGAACATATCGTTTCATCGATTTCACTATCTGAGGAGTTCAGTATTTCTCAATTGAATTCAGATAACAAAAATTTAGAAAATACCTTAATTAGAGAGGAcaaagaaaataatttgaataatgaaaatactcatgttattattgataaagaaaaaaatgatgtaGATGTTCCatataatgaaattaaaaCTCTGGAAAGTTTTTCTTTAAATGTTAACTCTAAATTCCCTATTTCccaaaaaaagaataaaaacACAGCTATAAATGATGCTCCACTATATATTGAAGTTAAGGGACTTTTGGAAGTTCTAAATGCTCAAGATTTTGcaaaaaaagtaaataGGAAAAATGCAGATTTAAATGTAAAAGCTCAAAATGCATTAATTAAGAAACGTTCTTATAGTGTCCCAAATAAAGCAGTTGCAAAAAATATTCCAAAGGATAATCATAATATGAATTTGAAGAAGCAGAATTATAAAAGTGTATCTCTTCAAAAAAATTCAGgattaaataaattagCAAGCACACAAAAAAAACCTTCTATATTTACTAAACCTTTATCAAATCCTCCAAAAACATTAAACAAAATTCCTTATAGCAAAAATGATGTTATAAGAAAACCATTGGAAATGAATAAAGGTGGAAAGGGTACTTTTAGatatttagaaaaaaaaataccTAGCATAGAAGATTcacaaaaaataaattcaaaagaaattattagATCTAATATTGCATCTTTTAAAGAAAGTCCCATAGaagaaaaaggaaaaaatatggCAGCAAAGATGGAGAAACATTCTCTCAAATTTTCTCCTAAAGTTATACCTTTGTTAATGAAGGAAAAAAGCATGAAACATAAAGCACCTCCTAAAGGCACTATAAAACATACGCtagaatatttaaaaagagCAGCAGAATCAAGAATGaaagaaaatgaattatataaatcaaaaaaagATAGCACACTTAGTTCAAGTgaaattagaaaaaattCTGTACCAACAAGGAAAATTGAAACAAAACCAAAACTACCATCAAAATTTAACCCCTTAAAAAAAGAGTCCGTTAAAAAGACAAAAACAAATTTAGATGCAAAAAAAGTTTTCGTGAAAAAGCCAACACCTAAAATTGTACAACAGATGAAAACTAAAGAAAAagagaagaaaaaaaaaataccAACTAAATTTATGAACcttaaaaaagaaaaaatatctTCCAAAGATATAGAACAGAagaataatttaaaaaaaaaagaaagcaaagaatttaataaatctAAGATAGAAGGAATTAAACATCTAGAAAAGAAGAGGgaagaaattaataaagaaaagaaaatgatgagtataaatgataagatgatagaagaaaatatgGTAAACAAAGAGGAATTTACAATTGATAATGTAGAGCCTGAAACTGAAAGAGAGAAGACAATAGAAGACAAAAATGAATCTGAACTGGAAAAATATgagaaaaaattatatgcTTTAACAGAAAGCGAAACAGAAAAAGAAGACGAGaaattatttgaaataaaaaaattggagaaagaaaaaaatatcgatgataaagaaaattttggatataaaaaagacaaaaatgatgaaaatgatgaaaatggtgaaaataatgaaaataataataataatgttgAGAAGGATTCATTcaatgaaataaataaagcagaagatgaaaaacaaaaagaagaagaagaagaaattATATTGAAAGATGTtggaaatataaataaagaaagCGAATTGAATGTTTCAAGAATATCTGAAgtagaaaaagaagaacAGAATGTAGATGTCCAAATAGAACAAGACAAATTGAATGATtcaaaaaatgaacaaCAAGAAGTAAATATTACCGAAAAACTAGAAGGGGGAAAAgacgaaaaaaaaatggacGAAGTAGTGTTATtgaataaaatacataatgaagaaaatatttgCGAAAATAAGGAACAAGAAGAATTAATTCAATTAGTAAAAGAGAAAACAATGGTagatgatataataaaagatgATACTATTACAGATGATATAGTAAAAGaagaaatgaaaataaatgaaatagAGAAGGAAGAAAATCAAATTGATAAAGTAGagaaagaagaaataaataaagataatatagaaaaagaGGAAAAGACATTagaaatagaaaaaaaagacgaaataaatatagataatatCACAAAAAATGAACGTATTATagaaaacaaaaagaaagagtccaaaataaaattaggagaaatgaaaaagaaaaaaatagataCAAAGAAAAATGTAGATATGAAAATGgataaaaaaacaataaaaaaagatgatAATACAAAACCTGCATTAAAcataaaacaaaatatcAAACTTCCATTAGGTCCAAAACAAAATGCTAAATCTACATTAAACTCAAAACAAGGTGTAAAATCTTCATTAAGTTCAAAACCAGGTGCAAAATCAGTTCTAGGTATAAAATCGAAGACAACCATGAAAAGTAGTGCAACAACTTTAAAATCGAAAACATTTGTTAATGGATCTTTAAAAGAAAGaaagaatttaaaaaatgatgtaAAAACTGGAGAATTAGCAAAAGGAGGCAATAGTActaatatgaataaaaatattcctCAAAAGAAAAGCttattatttatgaaaAAGGCAACTATAggtataaaaaaaaattcgGTTAGTAAAAGTGGTGTAAAAGAAGCAGAGGgagaaaagaaaaatttaGGAAAAATACAAAAAGAATCGTCTCTCCAcaatgataataataataataatattaaagatacgaatgaaaataaaattgatatggataatatgaatgatatggataatatgaatgatatAGACAATATGACTAATATGGATAATATGACTAATATggataatatgaatgatatggataatatgaatgatatGGATAATATGATTGATATggataatatgaatgatatGGATAATATGACTAATATGGATAACATGAATGATATAGATAACATGAATGATACtaataatgattataataataatgatcaGTTTAATGTAGATGAGAAAAAAGATATAGAAGAAGATATACAAATAGATATAcaagaatatattaaaaaagatgaagaaGAGGATTCTCTTGAAAAACCCCTTTCCAAAAAAGGACGTTCCACATTTTCTAAAACTTCTGTACCTGctttaaataaaaaaaagaaaaaaacCTTGAGTAAGTTTAAAACGGTCGATGTTAATGGAATAAAATTAAACAAGAATAAAACAATAGGTTCATTAAATTCTGTAAACACTAAGAACACAATGAtacaagaaaaaataaaaaagaagaagatgGAAGTAAAGGAAAATGGcttaaataataagaaatCATTAAGTTCTAgattattaaaattaagTACAAAATCAAACACTTCttctataaaaaaaattagtTCTCTAGGTGATAaggataataataaaacaaaaaaatcAGTTTTGGGAAAAAGCGGAACCATAATATCTAAAGGAgttttagaaaaaaataaaggaaTAAATAATAGACCATTAAAAGAAGCAAAATCATTTAAGAAATTAAAATCTAAAAGTATTAAGAAAACAATTTtgaatgataataatttaaaagatgAAGAGAAATCGGTTAAGAAAATTGCAACAGCtcaaaatataacaaagaaaataaaaactaTACCTTCCCAAATGAAAtttgaaaagaaaatgagAAAATTAAAATCAGAAATTTTACACAAGGTAACAGGAAATATAAGTAAGATTAAAGATAAAAGAAcagttaaaaaaaataaagaaatgTATTATGATGATATGATGGGAAATATgcaaaataataataaatatgataatgataataataataataataattataataataattatgatgGTTATGAAGGTGTTGTTAAGAGAGTAAATGTAGGGTTATCAGAAAGATCTTTTAGTAAAATCAGAACattaaaaggaaaaaaaaatgattatataacCCCAAGAATAGGTGCTAATATTAAGCCTAATATTATGAATGTGAAATCTAATGTATCAAATTCAGGATCTTCAGATAAAGGATCATCACGTTCATTAACTACCCCACCATCAACATCTTCTAAAAAAAGCAAACAAAATAAAAGCAGAATGGACGATTTAAGTATTGAGGAGAATTTGAAAGagaaattaataaatttaaatattcagAAACAGTATAGTGGTTTACATATGAAAGAAATAGAGGAACAAAATATTCCTGAATTAAATATTCCACAACTTTCATCTATTCATAATAGAGATGATATACATAAGAATGATGAAGAAAGAAGATATAGAAGTGTTGGAAATATTGGAATAACTAATTTGAATGAATTATCTGCAGTATTTGATTTTAGCAGTAACAACAACATTAAAGGGGTTACTCGTGAGTCTTTAAGAAATTTGTCACTTCAAATGAAAATGGAATCATctaatgaatataatataacaaaagTAGAACAAACTTCAGATGTtaatacattatataaCCAAAGTACAATGATAAGAAAAGAAATGGaaacaaaagaaaatcCTTCTAGTTGGTTTTTTGGAAATTGTTGTACTGCAAATAACAATGAGTATTTCTATGAAAGACAAGAACCAGTTGTGCAAGGTTCAAGTTCCTTATTTAATGTGAATAACAAATTTATTCCATATAACCCTAATTCTGATATGTTACACATTTCTAATAATACTATAAAATTATCGAACATATATGAATCCGATGTATTTTCCAATAGCATGCAAAATAATCTTATATTGAATAATCAAAAGAGCTCAGGacaaaatatgaataagACTATGCTAAATAATAGTTCTTTGCgattacaaaaaaaaagacaaTCTTGTAGTGCAACAACGAATTATTGTAATTGCATTTGAAGAATAAGATGAAGGATCTccttcaaaaaaaaaaaaaaaaaaaaaaaaatacatatatatatatatatataacataaataaaataaattataataattaaaaacaataattaaatatatatttatatttatatctatataattaaataaatttatattagtaaaaaaataaaaatgtggtatacatatttatttataatgtttaatatgtatacctatattattatatccttatttattttgataattatttctttgaattaatattacttcatacaataatatattaaatgatttatcattattgcatgatataaaatgaatatttttttctataatatatatatatatatatatatatatatatatatatatataataacatggtaagtttatttatatgtgaAGAGAATATCGTTTCTCTTTATCTTAccaaatatattacatttttcatagttatttaatatatatatatataatacatacatTAGGGTGTATTTATGATAAGCCCATAGacatacaaaaaaaataaatatataaaagaataatagaataaatattatacatacctagataatataatatatatatatatatatatatgtactacgtattttttcttatatcataaaaaatgaatttatatttatcagTTTTGCgaattatttttcatatagATGATAAAACAAATTTATTGATAGTAATTTCTGatatttttacattatacattttacttttttttttttttttatcttttattattttttttttattacatgTGATGTGTACCTAATTTTGTGTACACCACAGCTCAAAATTATGattttctaatttttcagatataatataaatatagagGAATAATTTTAATCCCTTGAatcacaaaaaaaaaaaaaaaaaaaatgaagtGTATCCGAAATAAAATTtggttatatatatataataataataatatatatgatttatcagatttaattaaatatatttgtttttataattatatataaaataaatataaaacatttttctacatcatatatatatatatatatatatatatatatatatttgtgaaaaacaaaaaatgtttcataataaatatcataatatttatttttagaCTTTAAATAGGAAAACATTTTttccttattattattttttttttatatatataaaataacaaaattttatacttagaacattttttcttttataattttatatatttaaaatataaagtTAACAAGaatgaaataaatttaaaatatattctcCAACTTAATTGAGGGTTATGGTTATGAGCACTGTAAAGGAAAAACATgatattttcataataaaaaaaaaaaaaaataaaaaataaaataaataagga is a window encoding:
- a CDS encoding putative ribonuclease P protein subunit RPR2, with the translated sequence MSNINSETWNNNDKLKRKLSDIYDTENDKNDELKNTSKVLKNNPIQACNTGKGNNDTCNTLYEEHMNNNEAKNHVVQNFDGIEKSENKEPCMNESNQKKKRKKHNKKKNNNMEMGKPLKQMVRINYLLQASFLMNNMNPNISREYIKTMRRLSNKFLIKYDRKFKKLFCKKCNSVLIPSETCDVFVNPLNLQKKHKQINNNYDIKELIEESTNTNNMKPRDEYLVSYKCKHCQHYTKLVYE
- a CDS encoding hypothetical protein (conserved Plasmodium protein, unknown function), which translates into the protein MGVKDNINADLLDDSKKERQGLELTEERVLDENINKIDIQEKKENEEINKGDINNDNEEIKNSYIKENLDPLNDNKGNSNANLNGLITKEHIVSSISLSEEFSISQLNSDNKNLENTLIREDKENNLNNENTHVIIDKEKNDVDVPYNEIKTLESFSLNVNSKFPISQKKNKNTAINDAPLYIEVKGLLEVLNAQDFAKKVNRKNADLNVKAQNALIKKRSYSVPNKAVAKNIPKDNHNMNLKKQNYKSVSLQKNSGLNKLASTQKKPSIFTKPLSNPPKTLNKIPYSKNDVIRKPLEMNKGGKGTFRYLEKKIPSIEDSQKINSKEIIRSNIASFKESPIEEKGKNMAAKMEKHSLKFSPKVIPLLMKEKSMKHKAPPKGTIKHTLEYLKRAAESRMKENELYKSKKDSTLSSSEIRKNSVPTRKIETKPKLPSKFNPLKKESVKKTKTNLDAKKVFVKKPTPKIVQQMKTKEKEKKKKIPTKFMNLKKEKISSKDIEQKNNLKKKESKEFNKSKIEGIKHLEKKREEINKEKKMMSINDKMIEENMVNKEEFTIDNVEPETEREKTIEDKNESELEKYEKKLYALTESETEKEDEKLFEIKKLEKEKNIDDKENFGYKKDKNDENDENGENNENNNNNVEKDSFNEINKAEDEKQKEEEEEIILKDVGNINKESELNVSRISEVEKEEQNVDVQIEQDKLNDSKNEQQEVNITEKLEGGKDEKKMDEVVLLNKIHNEENICENKEQEELIQLVKEKTMVDDIIKDDTITDDIVKEEMKINEIEKEENQIDKVEKEEINKDNIEKEEKTLEIEKKDEINIDNITKNERIIENKKKESKIKLGEMKKKKIDTKKNVDMKMDKKTIKKDDNTKPALNIKQNIKLPLGPKQNAKSTLNSKQGVKSSLSSKPGAKSVLGIKSKTTMKSSATTLKSKTFVNGSLKERKNLKNDVKTGELAKGGNSTNMNKNIPQKKSLLFMKKATIGIKKNSVSKSGVKEAEGEKKNLGKIQKESSLHNDNNNNNIKDTNENKIDMDNMNDMDNMNDIDNMTNMDNMTNMDNMNDMDNMNDMDNMIDMDNMNDMDNMTNMDNMNDIDNMNDTNNDYNNNDQFNVDEKKDIEEDIQIDIQEYIKKDEEEDSLEKPLSKKGRSTFSKTSVPALNKKKKKTLSKFKTVDVNGIKLNKNKTIGSLNSVNTKNTMIQEKIKKKKMEVKENGLNNKKSLSSRLLKLSTKSNTSSIKKISSLGDKDNNKTKKSVLGKSGTIISKGVLEKNKGINNRPLKEAKSFKKLKSKSIKKTILNDNNLKDEEKSVKKIATAQNITKKIKTIPSQMKFEKKMRKLKSEILHKVTGNISKIKDKRTVKKNKEMYYDDMMGNMQNNNKYDNDNNNNNNYNNNYDGYEGVVKRVNVGLSERSFSKIRTLKGKKNDYITPRIGANIKPNIMNVKSNVSNSGSSDKGSSRSLTTPPSTSSKKSKQNKSRMDDLSIEENLKEKLINLNIQKQYSGLHMKEIEEQNIPELNIPQLSSIHNRDDIHKNDEERRYRSVGNIGITNLNELSAVFDFSSNNNIKGVTRESLRNLSLQMKMESSNEYNITKVEQTSDVNTLYNQSTMIRKEMETKENPSSWFFGNCCTANNNEYFYERQEPVVQGSSSLFNVNNKFIPYNPNSDMLHISNNTIKLSNIYESDVFSNSMQNNLILNNQKSSGQNMNKTMLNNSSLRLQKKRQSCSATTNYCNCI